The Triticum aestivum cultivar Chinese Spring chromosome 7B, IWGSC CS RefSeq v2.1, whole genome shotgun sequence genome window below encodes:
- the LOC123159572 gene encoding HIPL1 protein isoform X2, translated as MRSSSMATAILSIAAVVLLLALQDSHGAKLCMDSTFPRAVNGSLSFCGYNGTACCNTTDDVAVRRQFAAMNISGTPCGDLVKSILCARCNPYAGELFTVGTSPRTVPLLCNSTGVSSRVSGVAAATGYCAKVWDTCKDVSIQGSPFQSPKGGASAPKLAEVWESEGDFCGALGGESICFDGEAAAFNATRVAPPVNGMCLERVSNGSYLNMAAHPDGSNRVFLSNQAGKVFLATVPPQGSGKPLELDVANPFLDITDEVHFDNEFGLLGMAFHPDFAKNGRFFVSYSCDKTQSASCSGRCACNSDIGCDPSKLGADNGAQPCQYQSVIAEYTANSSSGSPSKATSANPTEARRIMTLGLPFTTHHGGQILFSPGDGYMYFMMGDGGSVGDPWNFAQNKGTLLGKIIRIDVNNMPTGNSTPSWGNYGIPKDNPFSADPKFAPEVFAMGFKNPWRCSFDSTKPSYFFCADVGQSLYEEVDLVVNGGNYGWRVFEGPQSYPALSTPGGNTSVDSINAIMPVMGYAHNTVNNNVGSASIIGGYVYRSMTNPCLNGRYIYADLYAQSMWSGIETPENSGVYNVTPLTFGCSKTSPIPCDVAAKSPLPSLGYIFSFGEDNAKDLYLLTSKGVYRVVDPSSCNYACPIKSSTQEGVPPPTSSPSSAFNAQAFTLPTTMLTGVLVVLLSLGF; from the exons ATGAGGTCGTCGTCGATGGCGACCGCGATACTATCCATCGCCGCCGttgtcctcctcctcgccctccagGACAGCCATGGCGCGAAACTGTGCATGGACTCGA CGTTCCCGAGGGCGGTCAACGGATCCCTTTCCTTCTGCGGCTACAACGGCACTGCTTGCTGCAACACGACGGACGACGTCGCTGTCCGGAGGCAGTTTGCCGCAATGAACATCTCAGGCACGCCGTGCGGCGACCTCGTCAAGTCCATCCTTTGCGCG AGATGCAACCCGTACGCCGGCGAGCTCTTCACCGTCGGGACAAGCCCTCGGACGGTGCCACTGCTATGCAACAGCACCGGCGTGTCGAGCCGTGTCAGCGGCGTGGCCGCGGCGACGGGGTACTGCGCAAAGGTGTGGGATACCTGCAAGGACGTGTCCATCCAGGGGTCGCCGTTCCAGTCGCCCAAGGGCGGCGCATCGGCGCCGAAGCTCGCCGAGGTGTGGGAGTCAGAGGGCGACTTCTGCGGGGCGCTGGGCGGCGAGTCCATCTGCTTCGACGGTGAGGCCGCGGCGTTCAATGCGACCCGCGTCGCGCCGCCGGTGAACGGTATGTGTCTGGAGCGCGTCAGCAACGGCTCGTACCTCAACATGGCGGCGCACCCGGATGGCTCCAACCGCGTGTTCCTCAGCAACCAGGCCGGCAAGGTATTCCTTGCCACCGTGCCGCCGCAGGGCTCCGGCAAGCCGCTGGAGCTGGACGTGGCCAACCCGTTCCTTGACATCACCGACGAGGTGCATTTCGACAACGAGTTTGGCCTCCTCGGCATGGCCTTCCACCCGGACTTCGCGAAGAACGGACGGTTCTTCGTCTCCTACAGCTGCGACAAAACGCAATCGGCATCGTGCTCCGGCAGGTGCGCCTGCAACTCCGACATCGGCTGCGACCCGTCCAAGCTCGGCGCCGACAACGGCGCGCAGCCGTGCCAGTACCAGAGcgtgatcgccgagtacaccgccAATTCGTCCTCCGGCTCGCCTTCGAAG GCGACCTCTGCGAACCCGACGGAGGCGAGGCGGATCATGACGCTCGGGCTGCCGTTCACGACCCATCACGGTGGGCAGATCCTCTTCAGCCCGGGAGACGGCTATATGTACTTCATGATGGGCGACGGCGGCAGCGTCGGCGACCCGTGGAACTTCGCGCAGAACAAGGGGACCCTGCTCGGGAAGATCATCCGGATCGACGTCAACAACATGCCAA CTGGTAACAGCACTCCCAGTTGGGGCAACTATGGTATCCCCAAGGACAACCCATTCTCCGCGGACCCCAAGTTCGCGCCGGAGGTCTTCGCCATGGGCTTCAAGAACCCGTGGCGTTGCAGCTTCGACTCCACGAAGCCCTCCTACTTCTTCTGCGCCGACGTCGGCCAG TCTTTGTATGAGGAAGTCGACCTAGTGGTGAATGGCGGGAACTACGGGTGGCGCGTGTTCGAGGGCCCCCAGTCGTACCCGGCGTTGTCAACTCCCGGTGGGAACACCTCGGTCGACTCCATCAACGCCATAATGCCGGTCATGGGTTACGCCCACAACACCGTCAACAACAATGTTGGCTCTGCCTCCATCATCGGCGGCTACGTCTACCGCTCCATGACTAACCCGTGCCTCAACGGCAG GTACATTTACGCGGACCTGTATGCGCAGTCCATGTGGTCGGGGATCGAGACGCCAGAGAACAGTGGGGTGTACAATGTGACGCCACTGACATTCGGCTGCTCCAAGACGTCACCGATCCCGTGCGACGTCGCGGCCAAGAGCCCGCTGCCGTCGTTGGGCTACATCTTCTCCTTCGGCGAGGACAACGCCAAGGACTTATACTTGCTCACCAGTAAGGGAGTGTACAGGGTGGTCGACCCCAGCAGTTGCAACTACGCATGCCCAATCAAGAGCTCCACGCAAGAAGGGGTGCCCCCGCCTACCTCGTCGCCAAGCTCGGCATTCAATGCACAAGCTTTCACCCTACCAACAACGATGTTGACAGGAGTGTTAGTTGTGTTGCTGAGCTTGGGCTTTTGA
- the LOC123159572 gene encoding HIPL1 protein isoform X1 — protein sequence MARNCAWTRVCRRFLAASLCCFFEQFVIIMLRSCRTAFPRAVNGSLSFCGYNGTACCNTTDDVAVRRQFAAMNISGTPCGDLVKSILCARCNPYAGELFTVGTSPRTVPLLCNSTGVSSRVSGVAAATGYCAKVWDTCKDVSIQGSPFQSPKGGASAPKLAEVWESEGDFCGALGGESICFDGEAAAFNATRVAPPVNGMCLERVSNGSYLNMAAHPDGSNRVFLSNQAGKVFLATVPPQGSGKPLELDVANPFLDITDEVHFDNEFGLLGMAFHPDFAKNGRFFVSYSCDKTQSASCSGRCACNSDIGCDPSKLGADNGAQPCQYQSVIAEYTANSSSGSPSKATSANPTEARRIMTLGLPFTTHHGGQILFSPGDGYMYFMMGDGGSVGDPWNFAQNKGTLLGKIIRIDVNNMPTGNSTPSWGNYGIPKDNPFSADPKFAPEVFAMGFKNPWRCSFDSTKPSYFFCADVGQSLYEEVDLVVNGGNYGWRVFEGPQSYPALSTPGGNTSVDSINAIMPVMGYAHNTVNNNVGSASIIGGYVYRSMTNPCLNGRYIYADLYAQSMWSGIETPENSGVYNVTPLTFGCSKTSPIPCDVAAKSPLPSLGYIFSFGEDNAKDLYLLTSKGVYRVVDPSSCNYACPIKSSTQEGVPPPTSSPSSAFNAQAFTLPTTMLTGVLVVLLSLGF from the exons ATGGCGCGAAACTGTGCATGGACTCGAGTATGCCGTCGATTTCTTGCAGCTTCTTTGTGTTGTTTCTTCGAGCAGTTTGTGATTATTATGCTTCGATCATGTCGAACAGCGTTCCCGAGGGCGGTCAACGGATCCCTTTCCTTCTGCGGCTACAACGGCACTGCTTGCTGCAACACGACGGACGACGTCGCTGTCCGGAGGCAGTTTGCCGCAATGAACATCTCAGGCACGCCGTGCGGCGACCTCGTCAAGTCCATCCTTTGCGCG AGATGCAACCCGTACGCCGGCGAGCTCTTCACCGTCGGGACAAGCCCTCGGACGGTGCCACTGCTATGCAACAGCACCGGCGTGTCGAGCCGTGTCAGCGGCGTGGCCGCGGCGACGGGGTACTGCGCAAAGGTGTGGGATACCTGCAAGGACGTGTCCATCCAGGGGTCGCCGTTCCAGTCGCCCAAGGGCGGCGCATCGGCGCCGAAGCTCGCCGAGGTGTGGGAGTCAGAGGGCGACTTCTGCGGGGCGCTGGGCGGCGAGTCCATCTGCTTCGACGGTGAGGCCGCGGCGTTCAATGCGACCCGCGTCGCGCCGCCGGTGAACGGTATGTGTCTGGAGCGCGTCAGCAACGGCTCGTACCTCAACATGGCGGCGCACCCGGATGGCTCCAACCGCGTGTTCCTCAGCAACCAGGCCGGCAAGGTATTCCTTGCCACCGTGCCGCCGCAGGGCTCCGGCAAGCCGCTGGAGCTGGACGTGGCCAACCCGTTCCTTGACATCACCGACGAGGTGCATTTCGACAACGAGTTTGGCCTCCTCGGCATGGCCTTCCACCCGGACTTCGCGAAGAACGGACGGTTCTTCGTCTCCTACAGCTGCGACAAAACGCAATCGGCATCGTGCTCCGGCAGGTGCGCCTGCAACTCCGACATCGGCTGCGACCCGTCCAAGCTCGGCGCCGACAACGGCGCGCAGCCGTGCCAGTACCAGAGcgtgatcgccgagtacaccgccAATTCGTCCTCCGGCTCGCCTTCGAAG GCGACCTCTGCGAACCCGACGGAGGCGAGGCGGATCATGACGCTCGGGCTGCCGTTCACGACCCATCACGGTGGGCAGATCCTCTTCAGCCCGGGAGACGGCTATATGTACTTCATGATGGGCGACGGCGGCAGCGTCGGCGACCCGTGGAACTTCGCGCAGAACAAGGGGACCCTGCTCGGGAAGATCATCCGGATCGACGTCAACAACATGCCAA CTGGTAACAGCACTCCCAGTTGGGGCAACTATGGTATCCCCAAGGACAACCCATTCTCCGCGGACCCCAAGTTCGCGCCGGAGGTCTTCGCCATGGGCTTCAAGAACCCGTGGCGTTGCAGCTTCGACTCCACGAAGCCCTCCTACTTCTTCTGCGCCGACGTCGGCCAG TCTTTGTATGAGGAAGTCGACCTAGTGGTGAATGGCGGGAACTACGGGTGGCGCGTGTTCGAGGGCCCCCAGTCGTACCCGGCGTTGTCAACTCCCGGTGGGAACACCTCGGTCGACTCCATCAACGCCATAATGCCGGTCATGGGTTACGCCCACAACACCGTCAACAACAATGTTGGCTCTGCCTCCATCATCGGCGGCTACGTCTACCGCTCCATGACTAACCCGTGCCTCAACGGCAG GTACATTTACGCGGACCTGTATGCGCAGTCCATGTGGTCGGGGATCGAGACGCCAGAGAACAGTGGGGTGTACAATGTGACGCCACTGACATTCGGCTGCTCCAAGACGTCACCGATCCCGTGCGACGTCGCGGCCAAGAGCCCGCTGCCGTCGTTGGGCTACATCTTCTCCTTCGGCGAGGACAACGCCAAGGACTTATACTTGCTCACCAGTAAGGGAGTGTACAGGGTGGTCGACCCCAGCAGTTGCAACTACGCATGCCCAATCAAGAGCTCCACGCAAGAAGGGGTGCCCCCGCCTACCTCGTCGCCAAGCTCGGCATTCAATGCACAAGCTTTCACCCTACCAACAACGATGTTGACAGGAGTGTTAGTTGTGTTGCTGAGCTTGGGCTTTTGA